In the Natrinema sp. CBA1119 genome, CCCGCGCTGGATGGCGTTCTTCTGGCGAGTCTCCTCATAGGCCAGGGCCTTCTCCGCGCCCTTGTGACTCGAGATATTCTTGACCTCGGTCCGGTTGGCTGCCTCGAGCGCGTCCGTCCCGATCTCGTCGGTATCGTCGCCGTCGATCGCTTCGTCGGGGATGATCGAGAGGTTGGCGTCGATCCGCAGGCTGCCGTCGCGTTCGGCGTCGAAGACGCCCAGGTACTCGAGGACCTCCTCGAGTTCGGCCAGAAACGCGCGCACCTCGCCGGGACTGCGGAAGTCCGGCGCGGTGACGATTTCCATCAGCGGCGTCCCCGCGCGATTGTAGTCGACGAGGGTGTACTCCGCCGAATCGATGCCGCCACCGCCGCCGACGTGCTGGAGGCTTCCCGGGTCCTCCTCGAGGTGGGCGCGCTCGATCGCGACGGTTCGGCGCTGACCCTCGACGGAAATCTCGAGTTCGCCCTCCTGACAGATCGGCTCGTCGTACTGGGTGATCTGGAAGTTCTTGGGCAGGTCGGGGTAGTAGTAGTTCTTCCGGTGGAAGCGGGTCTCTTCGGGGATCTCGGCGTCGATCGCCTTGCCGATCTTGACGGCGGCCTCGACGGCTCCCTCGTTGAGCACCGGCAGCGCCCCCGGCAGGCCGAGACAGACCGGGCAGACGTTGTCGTTGGGCTCGTCGCTCGGCTCGGTCGAACAGCCACAGAAGATCTTCGTGTCGGTCTCCAGCTGGACGTGGACCTCGAGCCCGATGACGGTCACGAGGTCGCCCTGCTGGACGGTCTGGGCAGTCATTGAAGACCGATTCGGCCCCGCGGGGGTAAAACGTAACGGGACGCGCTCGTTTGGTCTCAACCAAATAGTGTGCCACTACACTATATTTGTATCTTCGACACCTACCGTCGAGTATGAGTACCGATCGGATCGACGCCGAAAGCAAGGTCTCCGGAAATCAGGCCAATATTCCCGCGCGAATCCGGCGGCGACTCGACATCGATGACGGCGACCGACTTCGATGGAACGTCGAGGACGATGGAACGGTCCGGGTAGAGGTCGTTCACCGTCGTGGCGGTTCGTTCGCGGATTTCACGGGATACGACGGTGACGAGGAGACTGACGCAACGACGGATCACGACGCATGGGGAGTCGAATAAATGCCGCGTGCGGTCGTCGATACGTCGGTACTGTTCACTGCGAGTTACCGTCGGGACGGGGCATACGAAGACGCGCTTCCGATTCTTCGCGGGATGGACGATCAGTCCTTACCCGAAGCCGTCATACTCGATTTCGTTCTCGCAGAGACGCTCAACGGACTGACGACGTACGCTGGTCACGATCCGTCCGTTGATTTTCTCGACCGCATAGAAGAAAACGACAGATTCCACATCGTCTCGCCAGCAGCGGATACGTTGCCGATAACAAAATCGTTGTTTCGCCGGCACAGAGGCCTTTCGTTCGTCGACGCGTGCATCGTCGCGTATATGCAAGCCAACGACATCGAATATCTGTACGCGTTCGACGACGATTTCGATCGCATCGACGACATCACTCGCCTCGAGACGGCGACCAATCCGTACGACCCGCGCTGACTACCGCGCGTCCTCGAGTTCCTCGAGCGCTGCCGGATTCTCGATGCTACTCATGTCGCCGAGATCTTCCCCGGTGTAGGCCGCCTGAATGGCCCGTCGGATAATCTTGCCCGACTGGGTCTTGGGGAACTCGTCGACGAACAGCACCTCGCGCGGGCGGAACGGTTTGCCCAGCTCCTCGCCGACCTGGGCGCGCAGTTCCTCGCGGAGGTCGTCCGTTTCCTCGACGCCCGCCTCGAGGACGACGTAGGCGACGACGGCGGTGCCGGTGGTGTCGTCGGGCGCGCCGATCGCGGCGGCCTGATTGACTGCCTCGTGGTCGATGAGCGCGCCTTCGACCTCCGCCGGACCGACCTTGCGGCCGGCCACGTTGAGGGCGTCGTCGGCGCGGCCGTGGAGGAACCAGAAGCCGTCGTCGTCCTTCTGGGCCCAGTCGCCGTGGTCCCACATGGGCGGGTCCCGGAACGTCGACCAGTACTCCTCGAGGTAGCGCTCGTCGCCCGACCAGAGCGATTTGGTCATCGACGGACAGGAGTCGCGGGCGACGAGATAGCCCCGCTCGTTGTCCTCCCGGACGGAGTTCCCCTCGCGATCGACGATGTCGATGTCCATGCCGAGGCCGGGGCCACCGAGCGTGCAGGGTTTCAGCGGTTCAGTGGGCAGCGGCGTCAGGAAACAGCCGCAGATCTCGGTCCCCCCGGAGATGTTGATGATCGGCGACTCGCCGCCGCCCACGTTCTCGTAGAACCAGTGCCAGGACTCGGGGTCCCAGGGCTCGCCCGTC is a window encoding:
- the gatB gene encoding Asp-tRNA(Asn)/Glu-tRNA(Gln) amidotransferase subunit GatB, translated to MTAQTVQQGDLVTVIGLEVHVQLETDTKIFCGCSTEPSDEPNDNVCPVCLGLPGALPVLNEGAVEAAVKIGKAIDAEIPEETRFHRKNYYYPDLPKNFQITQYDEPICQEGELEISVEGQRRTVAIERAHLEEDPGSLQHVGGGGGIDSAEYTLVDYNRAGTPLMEIVTAPDFRSPGEVRAFLAELEEVLEYLGVFDAERDGSLRIDANLSIIPDEAIDGDDTDEIGTDALEAANRTEVKNISSHKGAEKALAYEETRQKNAIQRGRAVEQETRHWDESRGITVSMRSKEEEKDYRYFEEADLPPLRVSDWKDEIEIPELPSARRERFQAEYDLSEEAASKLTSTKQVADFYEDVAGEFDPDLAATWVADNLLGELNYRDIEITEIEGRLEEIKRLVELVAEDEITAKNARETVLRSMLDDGRTPEEVVAEEGLGKTGEDEVQQAVVDAIDENPDAVDDYESGDDGAINFLVGQVMQKTGGSADPGDVNQLLRAELES
- a CDS encoding AbrB/MazE/SpoVT family DNA-binding domain-containing protein produces the protein MSTDRIDAESKVSGNQANIPARIRRRLDIDDGDRLRWNVEDDGTVRVEVVHRRGGSFADFTGYDGDEETDATTDHDAWGVE
- a CDS encoding type II toxin-antitoxin system VapC family toxin encodes the protein MPRAVVDTSVLFTASYRRDGAYEDALPILRGMDDQSLPEAVILDFVLAETLNGLTTYAGHDPSVDFLDRIEENDRFHIVSPAADTLPITKSLFRRHRGLSFVDACIVAYMQANDIEYLYAFDDDFDRIDDITRLETATNPYDPR